A DNA window from Halorubrum sp. DM2 contains the following coding sequences:
- a CDS encoding argininosuccinate synthase has product MTSVALAFSGGLDTTVCVPLLKEEYGYDEVIGVNVDVGQPTEEFDEAEETAEALGLDLHVVDAKDEFADLCFDAVKSNASYQGYPLGTALARPVIAEAILGVAEEQGCDAIAHGCTGKGNDQLRFEAVWRGSDLEVIAPVRELGLTREWEIDYAAEKDLPVEAGDGGVWSIDENIWSRAVEGGKLENPDYEPPEDIYEWTAEPEGETTIEVTFEEGVPVAVDGEAMDPVPLIQHLNEYAGGYGVGRTDVMEDRMLGLKVRENYEHPAATVLLTAHQALEDLVLTKNERSFKKGIEQEWSEKAYQGLVFAPVVDALNAFVDETQDVVTGTATVKVSGGDCRVVARDSEYAVYSEEMASFNTEDVAGIAQSDATGVAKYHGLQERLANDVKAGVEKPELATDGSGAAAETDEN; this is encoded by the coding sequence ATGACGAGCGTTGCACTCGCGTTCAGCGGGGGACTCGACACCACGGTCTGCGTACCGCTACTGAAAGAGGAGTACGGCTACGACGAGGTCATCGGCGTCAACGTCGACGTCGGCCAGCCGACCGAGGAGTTCGACGAGGCCGAGGAGACCGCCGAGGCGCTGGGGCTCGACCTCCACGTCGTCGACGCGAAAGACGAGTTCGCGGACCTCTGTTTCGACGCGGTGAAGTCGAACGCCAGCTATCAGGGCTACCCGCTCGGGACCGCCCTCGCGCGCCCGGTTATCGCCGAGGCGATCCTCGGGGTCGCCGAGGAGCAGGGCTGTGACGCCATCGCCCACGGCTGTACGGGCAAGGGCAACGACCAGCTCCGGTTCGAGGCCGTCTGGCGCGGCTCCGACTTGGAAGTGATCGCTCCCGTGCGCGAACTCGGGCTCACCCGCGAGTGGGAGATCGACTACGCCGCCGAGAAGGACCTGCCCGTCGAGGCCGGCGACGGCGGCGTCTGGTCCATCGACGAGAACATCTGGTCGCGCGCGGTCGAGGGCGGGAAACTGGAGAACCCGGACTACGAGCCGCCGGAGGACATCTACGAGTGGACCGCGGAGCCGGAAGGGGAGACCACCATCGAGGTGACCTTCGAGGAGGGCGTTCCGGTCGCCGTCGACGGCGAGGCGATGGACCCGGTCCCGCTCATCCAGCATCTCAACGAATACGCCGGCGGCTACGGCGTCGGCCGCACCGACGTGATGGAGGACCGCATGCTCGGCCTGAAGGTGCGCGAGAACTACGAGCACCCGGCCGCGACCGTCCTCCTCACCGCGCATCAGGCGCTCGAAGACCTCGTTCTCACGAAAAACGAGCGCTCGTTCAAGAAGGGGATCGAACAGGAGTGGTCCGAGAAGGCGTATCAGGGGCTCGTGTTCGCACCGGTCGTCGACGCGCTGAACGCCTTCGTCGACGAGACGCAGGACGTGGTGACCGGCACGGCGACGGTGAAGGTGTCCGGCGGCGACTGCCGCGTCGTCGCCCGCGACTCCGAGTACGCCGTCTACTCCGAGGAGATGGCCTCGTTCAACACCGAGGACGTCGCCGGCATCGCCCAGTCGGACGCGACGGGCGTCGCGAAGTACCACGGGCTTCAGGAGCGCCTCGCCAACGACGTGAAGGCGGGGGTCGAGAAGCCCGAACTCGCGACCGACGGGTCGGGAGCCGCCGCCGAGACCGACGAGAACTGA
- a CDS encoding glutamate-1-semialdehyde 2,1-aminomutase translates to MNHERSRGLYDRALSVMPGGVNSSVRANMPHPFFIERGDGGHVIDADGNRYVDWVMGYGPLLYGHDLPDPVEAAVQSHVAEGPMYGAPTEIEVEHAEFVARHVPSVESIRFVNSGTEATVSAVRLARGHTGRDKIVVMQGGYHGAQESTLVEGSADDPHPSTKGIPEEFAEHTLPIPFNDPQAAKEVFAEHGDDIAAVLVEPILANTGIVAPIDGYHETLRDLCDDYSSLLVFDEVITGFRVGGLGCAQSKFGVTPDVTTFGKIIGGGFPVGAIGGKAEIIERFTPAGDVFQSGTFSGHPVTMAAGKATLEYAAENDVYEHVNRLGRKLREGIAEICAERAPEYTVVGTDSMFKTVFTRDAPDDVDACCAGGCRQNPDCARYETCPKTGADVAAAATDRWERVFWQEMKDRGVFLTANQFECQFTSYAHTEEDVERTLEAYREAI, encoded by the coding sequence ATGAACCACGAGCGCTCGCGCGGGCTGTACGACCGCGCGCTGTCGGTCATGCCGGGCGGGGTCAACTCCTCGGTCCGGGCGAACATGCCGCACCCGTTCTTTATCGAGCGCGGCGACGGCGGGCACGTGATCGACGCGGACGGCAACCGCTACGTCGACTGGGTGATGGGGTACGGGCCGCTCCTGTACGGCCACGACCTCCCGGACCCGGTCGAAGCCGCGGTCCAGTCGCACGTCGCGGAGGGACCGATGTACGGCGCGCCGACGGAGATCGAGGTCGAACACGCCGAGTTCGTGGCGCGACACGTCCCGAGCGTCGAGTCGATCCGCTTCGTCAACTCGGGGACGGAGGCGACCGTCTCGGCTGTGCGGCTCGCGCGCGGCCACACCGGCCGCGACAAGATCGTCGTGATGCAGGGCGGCTACCACGGCGCACAGGAGTCGACGCTCGTGGAGGGGTCGGCGGACGACCCCCACCCGTCGACGAAGGGGATCCCGGAAGAGTTCGCCGAACACACCCTCCCGATCCCGTTCAACGACCCGCAGGCGGCCAAGGAGGTGTTCGCCGAACACGGCGACGACATCGCCGCCGTCCTCGTCGAGCCAATCTTAGCCAACACCGGCATCGTCGCCCCGATCGACGGCTACCACGAGACGCTCCGGGACCTCTGTGACGACTACAGCTCGCTGCTGGTCTTCGACGAGGTGATCACGGGGTTCCGCGTCGGCGGGCTGGGCTGCGCGCAGTCGAAGTTCGGCGTGACGCCGGACGTGACTACCTTCGGCAAGATCATCGGCGGCGGGTTCCCGGTCGGCGCAATCGGCGGGAAAGCGGAGATCATCGAGCGGTTCACGCCCGCGGGCGACGTGTTCCAGTCGGGCACCTTCTCCGGCCACCCAGTGACGATGGCCGCGGGGAAGGCGACGCTGGAGTACGCCGCCGAGAACGACGTGTACGAGCACGTCAACCGGCTCGGCCGGAAGCTCCGTGAGGGAATAGCCGAGATCTGCGCGGAGCGCGCCCCGGAGTACACCGTCGTCGGCACCGACTCGATGTTCAAGACGGTGTTCACACGCGACGCGCCCGACGACGTCGACGCCTGCTGTGCGGGCGGCTGTCGGCAGAACCCCGACTGCGCCCGCTACGAGACCTGCCCGAAGACCGGCGCGGACGTCGCCGCGGCCGCGACCGACCGGTGGGAGCGCGTGTTCTGGCAGGAGATGAAAGACCGGGGCGTGTTCCTCACCGCGAACCAATTCGAGTGCCAGTTCACCTCCTACGCGCACACGGAGGAGGACGTCGAGCGGACGCTGGAGGCGTACCGCGAAGCGATCTGA
- a CDS encoding ammonium transporter gives MTSAVLASIDPSVLAEGVNLMWVAVVCFLIFFMHAGFAMLEAGQVRAKNVANQLTKNLLTWSVGVLVYFLVGFGVEGLSAGGGFSAASALGDGGWVNSWLFGAVFAMTAATIVSGAVAGRAKLRAYVAYTIAISAVIYPVVAGITWGGGFLGGGGLGFTDFAGGMIVHGMGGIAGLTAAYVLGPRMDRYAEDGSSNVIPGHSMTFAVLGTLILAFGWYGFNVGTTATVFSVTDAGELALGGYASVGRVALGTTLGMAAGGVGAAAASLALSKKVDTLYVANGLLAGLVGVTGIANLVTWWGAVAVGLLCGLQLPLVFEFVSDTMKIDDVCAVFPVHGSAGVLGVLALPFVSINGFSVDLLVSQVIGVVVITAWTVIATAIVFGAFKALGQARVTPEHERDGLDVSEHGVETYPEFGRANVATDGGPSVVDATESANDSPRADGGEESGAEIKMVTAVVRPDKLGAIKQALAEVNAPSLTVTNVSGRGSQPAKKGQWRGEEFTVDLHQKVKVEVVVADIPADEVAEAIAGAAKTGEPGDGKVFIMPVEDALQVRTGATGPEAV, from the coding sequence GTGACGAGTGCCGTACTCGCCTCGATCGACCCGAGCGTCCTCGCCGAGGGCGTGAACCTCATGTGGGTCGCAGTGGTCTGTTTCCTCATCTTCTTCATGCACGCCGGCTTCGCGATGCTCGAAGCGGGGCAGGTGCGCGCGAAGAACGTCGCCAACCAGCTCACCAAGAACCTGCTGACCTGGAGCGTCGGCGTCCTCGTCTACTTCCTGGTCGGGTTCGGCGTCGAGGGACTCTCCGCCGGCGGCGGCTTCTCGGCGGCGTCCGCCCTCGGTGACGGCGGCTGGGTCAACAGCTGGCTGTTCGGTGCCGTCTTCGCGATGACGGCCGCCACCATCGTCTCTGGCGCGGTCGCCGGACGGGCGAAGCTCCGCGCGTACGTGGCGTACACGATCGCCATCTCGGCGGTCATCTACCCGGTCGTCGCGGGCATCACCTGGGGCGGCGGCTTCCTCGGCGGGGGCGGCCTCGGCTTCACCGACTTCGCGGGCGGGATGATCGTCCACGGGATGGGCGGCATCGCCGGTCTCACGGCGGCGTACGTGCTCGGTCCGCGGATGGACCGCTACGCCGAGGACGGCTCCTCGAACGTCATCCCCGGTCACTCGATGACGTTCGCGGTGCTCGGGACCCTCATCCTGGCGTTCGGCTGGTACGGCTTCAACGTCGGCACGACCGCGACGGTGTTCTCGGTCACCGACGCCGGGGAACTCGCGCTCGGCGGCTACGCGTCGGTCGGTCGCGTCGCGCTCGGCACGACGCTCGGCATGGCAGCCGGCGGCGTCGGTGCCGCCGCGGCCTCGCTGGCGCTCTCGAAGAAGGTCGACACGCTGTACGTCGCGAACGGGCTGCTCGCCGGGCTGGTCGGCGTGACCGGCATCGCGAACCTCGTCACGTGGTGGGGTGCCGTCGCGGTCGGTCTCCTCTGTGGCCTCCAGCTCCCGCTCGTCTTCGAGTTCGTCTCGGACACGATGAAGATCGACGACGTCTGCGCGGTGTTCCCGGTCCACGGCTCCGCCGGGGTCCTCGGCGTACTCGCGCTGCCGTTCGTCAGCATCAACGGCTTCTCGGTCGACCTCCTCGTCTCGCAGGTGATCGGCGTGGTCGTCATCACCGCGTGGACCGTCATCGCGACGGCAATCGTCTTCGGCGCGTTCAAGGCCCTCGGTCAGGCCCGCGTCACCCCCGAACACGAGCGCGACGGCCTCGACGTCAGCGAACACGGCGTCGAGACGTACCCCGAGTTCGGCCGCGCGAACGTGGCGACCGACGGCGGCCCGTCGGTCGTCGACGCGACCGAGTCGGCGAACGACTCCCCGCGCGCCGACGGCGGCGAGGAATCCGGCGCGGAGATCAAGATGGTCACGGCGGTCGTCCGCCCCGACAAGCTCGGAGCCATCAAGCAGGCGCTCGCGGAGGTCAACGCGCCCTCGCTCACGGTGACGAACGTCTCCGGCCGCGGCAGCCAGCCCGCGAAGAAGGGCCAGTGGCGCGGCGAGGAGTTCACGGTCGACCTCCACCAGAAGGTGAAGGTCGAGGTCGTCGTCGCCGACATCCCGGCCGACGAGGTCGCGGAGGCGATCGCGGGCGCGGCCAAGACCGGCGAACCGGGCGACGGCAAGGTGTTCATCATGCCCGTCGAGGACGCGCTTCAGGTCCGCACGGGCGCGACCGGGCCGGAGGCGGTGTAG
- the radA gene encoding DNA repair and recombination protein RadA codes for MPEDELEDLPGVGPATADKLVDNGFESYQSIAVASPGEMSNTADIGESSASDIINAAREAADVGGFETGATVLERRQEIGKLSWQIDEVDDLLGGGMETQSITEVYGEFGAGKSQVTHQMAVNVQLSKENGGLEGGCIFVDSEDTFRPERIDDMVRGLDDEILADEMERREIDGTPSDEEALEDLVDAFLDQIHVAKAFNSNHQILLAEKAKELAGEHEETEWPIRIVCVDSLTAHFRAEYVGRGELAERQQKLNKHLHDLMRLGDLYNTAILVTNQVASNPDSYFGDPTQAIGGNILGHASTFRIYLRKSKGDKRIVRLVDAPNLADGEAVMRVQNEGLKPE; via the coding sequence ATGCCTGAAGACGAACTCGAGGACCTCCCCGGCGTCGGCCCCGCGACCGCGGACAAGCTCGTGGACAACGGATTCGAGAGCTACCAGTCGATCGCGGTCGCCAGCCCCGGCGAGATGTCGAACACCGCCGACATCGGTGAGTCGTCCGCCAGCGACATCATCAACGCCGCCCGCGAGGCCGCCGACGTCGGCGGCTTCGAGACCGGCGCGACCGTGCTCGAACGCCGTCAGGAGATCGGCAAGCTCTCGTGGCAGATCGACGAGGTCGACGACCTGCTCGGCGGCGGGATGGAGACGCAGTCGATCACGGAAGTGTACGGCGAGTTCGGCGCTGGCAAGTCGCAGGTCACCCACCAGATGGCGGTCAACGTCCAGCTTTCGAAGGAGAACGGCGGGCTGGAGGGCGGCTGCATCTTCGTCGACTCCGAGGACACGTTCCGGCCGGAGCGGATCGACGACATGGTCCGCGGGCTGGACGACGAGATCCTCGCAGACGAGATGGAGCGCCGCGAGATAGACGGCACCCCGAGCGACGAGGAGGCCTTGGAGGACTTGGTCGACGCGTTCTTGGATCAGATCCACGTCGCGAAGGCGTTCAACTCCAACCACCAGATCCTGCTGGCCGAGAAAGCGAAGGAGCTGGCCGGCGAACACGAGGAGACGGAGTGGCCGATCCGGATCGTCTGCGTCGACTCGCTCACCGCGCACTTCCGCGCGGAGTACGTCGGCCGGGGCGAACTCGCGGAGCGACAGCAGAAGCTCAACAAACACCTCCACGACCTGATGCGGCTCGGCGACCTGTACAACACCGCCATCCTCGTCACGAATCAGGTCGCGTCGAACCCGGACTCCTACTTCGGCGACCCGACGCAGGCAATCGGCGGCAACATCCTGGGTCACGCCTCCACGTTCCGGATCTACCTCCGGAAGTCGAAGGGCGACAAGCGGATCGTTCGGCTCGTCGACGCGCCGAACCTCGCCGACGGCGAGGCCGTGATGCGCGTCCAGAACGAGGGGCTGAAGCCGGAGTAA